The genomic region GGGCTAAAGCCTTGAGTGTAGCGGTGGTTCCAATCCTTATCATAAAGCGTGTATGCATCCCACCTTACCCCGGCTCCAAAAGTGATGATTTTATGAGGCGAGTAATTCGCTTGCACATAGCCTCCATAAATATTCCCGTTCGCTTTCCCTCTTTGGCACAAAGTAGGGTCATTGGGGTTATTATCCACAAGGCTGCAAGCGATTTGTTTTTGCCCTTTATCATCAGTATAGACTTGATTAGGCCTGTATAATTCTGATTTAGGGATGCGAGCGTCAAAAACGCTTAAATTTTGGTAGTTGAATCCGTATTCAAAAAGGCTGTCTGTGGCTTCATCAATCACATGCGCGACTTTAAGGTTTAACCCGGTGTTGTTTAAAAACAAATTCCTAGGCTGTGAGCTTGGCTTATCCACATCTGAAAAGCTTGGGGTGCAATAAGCGCCTTCCACGCATGGGTAATTTTCTTTTTCCCATGCACTCGCTTGAGAAGTGGGGAATTTAGCATAAACGCCATTAGGATCAAATAGGGGATCAAATTGAGCGTTTCTAATGCTTGTATAAAGGGTAAAATCTAATCGTGGGTCGCCAAAAGAATTTCCCGCTTCCCTTTTGTATTGTAAGGAAAGATTGTTGGCGGTATTGACGGAGTGATACATGTATCTTGTGAAACTATCCAACACATTAGGACACCCTTGATCGCTATCAGGGCTAAAAGGGGCTTCACAAGGATAGGCTAACCCTATAGCGTTACTCCTTAAAGGGCGTGTAGCGTTATCTCGTGTCATGTTCCAGCTGAAAGTGAGCGTGTCTCTGTCGCTCAAATAACCATTCATTTTAACTAAAGCGTTGTTTTGCTCGCTAGGAGTTCCTGGCTCTTTATCAGCTTGTGTGGGTTTGAAAAGGTTTTTTGTCGCTGTAGCGCCGCTTCTATAATAGAAGATGTTTTGGTGCGTGTAGTAAGCGATAATATCAAAATGCGCGCTTTGATAGGCCGATCTGAAAGTTTCTCGATCGCCAAAATTGGTATAAAAACTCACCGCCCCACTGGCTGCATAATTTTTCCCCCTAGGGATAAAATCAGCCGCTCCTTTAGTCTCCATTTTAATCACTCCTGCGATCGCTCCTGGCCCTGCGCTCGCATTCGCCGCACCTTTGGTAACTTCCACGCTTTTGAGCATGCCAGGGTCAATCACGGTGTTGCCTTGGTGGTGGTAGATATTGCCATTTTGCGCAGCCCCATCCACCGTAACCCTTAAAAGCCTGTCTTCAATGCCTCTCACATAGATTTTCTGCCCCATCACGCTCCCTCCACCCACATTCACATCAGGGTTAGTCCTAAACAAGTCTTTGACTTCATTGCTTTGGCGTTGATCCAATTCTTTAGAAGTAACCTTAAACTCATTATTGTAAGTGAAAATCCTTTTGGCTTGGGTGGTAACCTTATTTAAAGTGCGTTCCTCACTATAGCAAGTCTCAGTGAGTAGGGGTAAACATAAAGCGTATCTAAGCTTTGGGTATGATCTTAAAAACATCCAACAATTCTCCTTAATCTAAAAATTCAAAAAATAAAAATCAAAAAAAAAAAAAAAAACAAAATCTGTCAATGCATTGAGATAGAATAGTATGATAATTATTATTAAAACCAGATTAAAAATAAAATTTTGTTTTTAATCTTTCTTATTTTCATTAATTGTTACAAATAGAAATACTTAAGGGGGTTTTTTATTCTTAAAAAAAAGATTTTTTAAGGAAATTGAATCTTGTTAGTCTTTGTATAACAAATTATGTAATAATCACCACAAGTAATCGGCTTAGTGTTAGATTACGAAGATTTAAAACTAAATAAAGGAAGAATCATGGTTAATAAAGATGTGAAACAAACCACTGCTTTTGGCGCTCCTGTTTGGGATGACAACAATGTGATTACAGCTGGTCCTAGAGGTCCTGTTTTATTGCAAAGCACTTGGTTTTTGGAAAAGTTAGCGGCGTTTGATCGAGAAAGGATCCCTGAAAGGGTAGTGCATGCTAAAGGAAGCGGAGCTTATGGCACTTTCACCGTGACTAAAGACATCACTAAATACACTAAAGCGAAAATTTTCTCTAAAGTGGGCAAAAAAACAGAATGCTTTTTCAGATTTTCTACTGTGGCAGGGGAAAGAGGCAGTGCGGATGCGGTGAGAGACCCTAGAGGTTT from Helicobacter pylori harbors:
- a CDS encoding TonB-dependent receptor, with translation MFLRSYPKLRYALCLPLLTETCYSEERTLNKVTTQAKRIFTYNNEFKVTSKELDQRQSNEVKDLFRTNPDVNVGGGSVMGQKIYVRGIEDRLLRVTVDGAAQNGNIYHHQGNTVIDPGMLKSVEVTKGAANASAGPGAIAGVIKMETKGAADFIPRGKNYAASGAVSFYTNFGDRETFRSAYQSAHFDIIAYYTHQNIFYYRSGATATKNLFKPTQADKEPGTPSEQNNALVKMNGYLSDRDTLTFSWNMTRDNATRPLRSNAIGLAYPCEAPFSPDSDQGCPNVLDSFTRYMYHSVNTANNLSLQYKREAGNSFGDPRLDFTLYTSIRNAQFDPLFDPNGVYAKFPTSQASAWEKENYPCVEGAYCTPSFSDVDKPSSQPRNLFLNNTGLNLKVAHVIDEATDSLFEYGFNYQNLSVFDARIPKSELYRPNQVYTDDKGQKQIACSLVDNNPNDPTLCQRGKANGNIYGGYVQANYSPHKIITFGAGVRWDAYTLYDKDWNHRYTQGFSPSAALVLSPIEPLSLKITYSQVTRGVMPGDGVYMRQNDLRYAKNIKPEVGSNAEFNIDYSGQYFSGRAAAFYQALDNFISQYAQSLIVTNLSQAIRIYGYEVGGTFKYKGVSLNVGISRTWPTTRGYLMADSYELAASTGNVFIIKLDYTIPKTGINLAWLSRFVTGLDYCGFDIYLPDYGTAEKPKTPTDLAKCGSQLGLVHMHKPGYGVSNFYINWSPKTKSHWKGLLLSAVFNNVFNKFYVDQTSPYVMSPDMPGTDAVKRAIAEPGFNARFEVAYKW